The genomic segment GCCGTCAGCACCTGCTGCTGACGCGGGGTAAAAGCCTCATCCTTGAGCGCAGCCGTCGCCACCGCCAACCATCCTCCATCACTCGCGAAGAAAGGCGTACCGTACCGTACGGTTCGGTGCAAGTGGGAAATGTGGATGCTGAGGGAAGACGAAGAAGAACGGAACTTATCTTCGCACGCCATCGCAGAAACGGGCAGCAGTTTCGGCAGTCAGCTCTCCCTTGACCCTCGTCAATAACGCCCCTCCTCTGGCCGCTACGGTGACCTCTTTCGGGAGGTGCCATATGCCAGGCCGCAAGCGTAACCGTCTCCTGCCATGGTTCATCGGACTGGCGATCGTGCTGGTCGTGATCGGCTATGCAGGCTACCAGATGGTGGCCACCAGTTGCCCCGTCACGCCGCCGATCGTGCTGATGGTTCTCGGCGTCGTGCCCTTCGTCTACCTGGCCCTGATGTACCTGGCTTTCACCAGCCAGGAGTAGCCGGCCGGGGCCGGCACTTGCGCCCTTTCCCCACGGAATCCCGCCCCGAGGTGGCCGCGGGGATCAAATTCTGTTAAGAGGCCCCCTCAAGCGGCCACCCCGGTCGCTTCCGCCTGCCATACCGGTGAGGCGAGCATAAGGTTAGGAAAGTTTTTGCAGGTTCAGGTACGCGACAACAATGTCGATCAAGCTCTAAGAGTTCTAAAGAAGCGCCTTCAGCGAGAAGGCGTGTTCCGCGAGATGAAGCAGCGGAAGTATTACGAGAAGCCCTCGGAAACCCGTACGCGCAAGAAGGCCGAGGCCGTGCGCCGCGCCCGTAAGAACGCGCGCAAGCAGGCGATCCGCGAGGGGTTGATTGCCGGGCCCAAGCGCCCCGCTCGCCCCAACAATGCACGCCCGGCGGCCCGCCCCGCGACTTAAGTTAGGCGCTAGACTGATGGTCCGTTCAATGAGCCGGCCATCAGTCCCTGATGCAGGCGCCTGATCTGGTTCGGCCCCAGCACACGATTTCCGATCTTGAGCGTGGCGCCTCGCAGGCTTACCGGCGCGGCGTGCTCGATTGCAAAACGGACGGCCTTGGCCACGGAGCGGAAACGCCGCGGCCCCTGTGCGAAAGCGCTCGCGCTGTCGCTGCCCAGGAAAAGCTCCCCGGGCGCCTTCAGGATATGGATATGCATTGAGTTCTTTCTGCCGGTTTCGTACCGGTCTGGTTCAGCGCGGCTGGCGCTGGAGCGGGTGTCCGGGCTTCACGCCCTCGCCCTCATTGTCTGTCGTCGCGCCAGGACCGGGACCGGCCGGCGCTCGCGCGCGGCCCGTCTCC from the Youhaiella tibetensis genome contains:
- the rpsU gene encoding 30S ribosomal protein S21 — protein: MQVQVRDNNVDQALRVLKKRLQREGVFREMKQRKYYEKPSETRTRKKAEAVRRARKNARKQAIREGLIAGPKRPARPNNARPAARPAT